In a single window of the Blattabacterium cuenoti genome:
- a CDS encoding SufE family protein has protein sequence MILHKKEEIIKKEFQFLKNWEEKYEYLIDLGNKLPKKSYKFRSEEKLIHGCQSKVWLEAKFDGSRIFFEADSEALLPRGMIAIMIRVYSGLFPFEIIYSNANFIYEIGFQTFLSPIRANGMFLFLKKIKFYAIAFHTKTSIRSNGRI, from the coding sequence ATGATTTTACATAAAAAAGAAGAAATAATAAAAAAGGAGTTTCAATTCCTTAAGAATTGGGAGGAAAAATATGAATATTTGATAGATTTGGGAAATAAATTGCCTAAAAAATCTTATAAGTTTAGGTCAGAGGAAAAATTAATTCATGGATGTCAATCTAAAGTTTGGTTAGAAGCTAAATTTGATGGATCACGTATTTTTTTTGAAGCAGATAGTGAAGCGTTATTACCCAGAGGGATGATTGCTATTATGATTCGAGTATATTCAGGTCTTTTTCCTTTTGAAATTATTTATTCTAATGCTAATTTTATTTATGAAATAGGATTTCAAACTTTCCTATCTCCTATTAGAGCTAATGGAATGTTTTTATTTTTAAAAAAAATAAAGTTTTACGCCATAGCTTTCCATACCAAAACTTCTATTAGATCAAATGGTAGAATTTAA
- a CDS encoding aldehyde dehydrogenase family protein: MFQTINPVDNNVLKTYYFLSDKNINIKLSEAQNAYKEWKNFSFDSKIKCIMKLCFCMQKAIDIIAYSITKEMGKPITQSYAEINKSINLCQYYSKLEESIFTKKIHTEYEISYVKFESIGAILGIMPWNYPIWQTIRSTIPNLLLGNIIIIKPALNTTGCSLILEKIFLESGFPKGVFQVLLIDVNKIESVIAHSIIQGVTFTGSTLTGSIIGSLSGKYVKKSVLELGGNDAFVVMKDVENIKKIAKLATESRLNNTGQTCISAKRFIVDKMIMDDFIDAVMQEMKTYHKGDLYDELTKIGYISRNDLSDKLHQQYKNIILNGGKICLEITRNGNFFSPSLLKIENDNSIVNKEEIFGPIGIVYSFSQEKIIPDIVNNTPYGLGTSIWTKDLEKAEKISREIDTGMIFINEIVKSDPRFPFGGVKKSGYGRELSALSIKEFSNCKTLIIK, encoded by the coding sequence ATGTTTCAAACCATTAATCCTGTAGATAACAATGTATTAAAAACTTATTATTTTTTATCAGATAAGAACATTAATATTAAATTATCAGAAGCTCAAAATGCATATAAAGAATGGAAAAATTTTTCCTTTGATTCTAAGATTAAATGTATCATGAAACTCTGTTTTTGCATGCAGAAAGCCATAGATATTATAGCATATTCCATTACTAAAGAAATGGGGAAGCCCATTACTCAATCTTATGCAGAGATCAATAAAAGTATTAATTTGTGCCAATACTATTCCAAATTAGAAGAATCTATTTTTACTAAAAAAATTCATACTGAATATGAAATTTCTTATGTCAAGTTTGAATCTATAGGTGCTATATTAGGGATTATGCCTTGGAATTATCCTATTTGGCAAACAATTAGATCTACTATTCCTAATTTATTATTAGGAAATATAATTATCATTAAACCTGCTCTTAATACAACAGGATGTTCTCTTATTTTAGAGAAAATATTCTTAGAATCTGGTTTTCCTAAAGGAGTTTTCCAGGTTTTATTAATAGATGTTAATAAGATAGAATCCGTTATTGCACATTCTATTATACAAGGAGTTACTTTTACAGGAAGTACTTTAACTGGGAGCATTATAGGATCATTATCGGGAAAATATGTTAAAAAATCTGTTTTGGAATTAGGAGGAAATGATGCTTTTGTAGTTATGAAAGATGTAGAAAATATAAAAAAGATAGCAAAATTAGCTACAGAATCTAGATTAAATAATACAGGACAAACATGTATTTCTGCAAAAAGATTTATTGTAGATAAAATGATCATGGATGATTTTATAGATGCAGTCATGCAAGAGATGAAAACATATCATAAAGGAGATTTGTATGATGAATTAACCAAAATAGGCTATATTTCTCGTAATGATTTATCTGATAAATTACATCAACAATATAAAAATATTATATTAAATGGAGGTAAAATATGTTTAGAAATTACCAGAAATGGTAATTTCTTTTCTCCTTCTTTATTGAAAATAGAAAATGATAATTCCATAGTGAATAAAGAAGAGATATTTGGTCCAATAGGAATAGTTTATTCTTTTTCTCAAGAAAAAATAATTCCTGATATTGTCAATAATACACCATACGGACTTGGAACTTCTATTTGGACAAAAGATTTAGAAAAAGCGGAAAAAATATCAAGAGAAATAGATACTGGAATGATTTTTATTAATGAAATTGTAAAATCCGATCCACGTTTTCCTTTTGGAGGAGTTAAAAAATCTGGATATGGTAGAGAATTATCAGCTTTATCTATAAAAGAATTTTCTAATTGTAAAACTTTAATTATAAAATAA